One Nostoc punctiforme PCC 73102 DNA window includes the following coding sequences:
- a CDS encoding DUF3386 domain-containing protein, whose product MTVTQLSAQELFRAAYENRYTWDKNFPGYTANITYKQDDKVFTGKVIITANLKAEVLDVDDEPAQKAIHGQAWEIAIHRVRRSFEDTHSANTFSYGKTDETGAVELLMGGKAEGDKYKVRNNEVCHVHRLIHGTYVTIDTFSSHDTGEGYLSHRYDSVYHDPKTGEQKGGRSEFVDEYEKVGDYFILNRREIRTETAGQISIQEFIFSDIKLLEPVAA is encoded by the coding sequence ATGACAGTTACACAACTCTCTGCTCAGGAACTTTTCCGGGCTGCTTATGAGAACCGCTATACTTGGGACAAGAATTTTCCCGGTTATACCGCAAATATTACCTATAAGCAAGATGATAAAGTTTTTACAGGCAAGGTTATCATCACTGCCAATCTGAAAGCCGAAGTTTTGGATGTAGATGACGAGCCAGCCCAGAAAGCAATTCATGGTCAAGCATGGGAGATAGCAATTCACCGCGTCCGCCGCAGCTTTGAAGACACCCACAGCGCCAATACCTTTAGCTATGGCAAAACTGATGAAACTGGTGCGGTTGAGCTTTTAATGGGTGGTAAGGCTGAGGGCGATAAATATAAAGTCCGCAATAATGAAGTGTGTCATGTTCACCGTCTAATCCACGGTACTTACGTGACAATTGACACTTTCAGCAGCCACGACACCGGAGAAGGCTACTTGTCCCACCGCTATGACTCTGTTTACCATGACCCCAAAACTGGGGAACAAAAGGGCGGTAGAAGCGAATTTGTCGATGAATATGAAAAAGTTGGCGATTATTTTATCCTAAATCGTCGGGAGATTCGTACCGAAACAGCAGGACAAATATCTATTCAGGAATTTATTTTCTCTGACATCAAATTGTTAGAACCTGTTGCTGCTTAA
- a CDS encoding LuxR C-terminal-related transcriptional regulator: MVNSLHAIFHAIANVQNEQELRLALTDKIGEHFGVQNWGIYLLDDRPTTQIDVQGIPAVCLESNPVGRYVVERHAPAHEQLLLSPGDWKHFCSRSDHEHVMTGPIVCDGRLVGTLNLARDKGNPAFNGNDLADLSALCIHLSAKMATLRTTKPQISNSLLVNPLTARELEIAELVAQGLTNSEIGEKLWITQNSVKQALKRMFRKLKVSARAEMVAKLQDIKVS; encoded by the coding sequence ATGGTTAATTCTCTCCACGCCATATTTCATGCGATCGCTAATGTCCAAAATGAGCAAGAATTAAGGCTAGCTCTCACGGATAAAATTGGTGAGCATTTTGGTGTGCAAAATTGGGGTATTTATCTCCTAGACGATCGGCCAACGACCCAAATCGATGTTCAGGGTATTCCGGCAGTATGCTTAGAAAGCAATCCAGTCGGGCGCTACGTGGTTGAGCGTCACGCTCCCGCCCATGAGCAGTTATTATTATCACCAGGAGACTGGAAGCATTTTTGCTCGCGTTCCGATCACGAACACGTAATGACTGGGCCTATTGTTTGCGATGGCCGTCTTGTAGGAACGCTTAACTTGGCTCGTGATAAGGGGAATCCTGCTTTTAATGGCAACGATTTAGCCGATCTGAGTGCATTATGCATCCATTTATCAGCAAAAATGGCGACTCTACGGACGACAAAACCACAAATATCCAATTCCCTTTTAGTAAATCCTCTAACAGCGCGTGAGTTAGAAATTGCCGAATTAGTGGCGCAGGGGTTAACAAACTCAGAAATTGGGGAAAAACTTTGGATTACGCAAAATTCTGTCAAACAAGCTTTGAAGAGGATGTTTCGTAAGCTGAAGGTTTCGGCGCGTGCAGAAATGGTGGCAAAGCTGCAAGATATAAAAGTTTCTTAA
- a CDS encoding AAA-like domain-containing protein, whose protein sequence is MKHSKSTRKRGIVLTIAGLKRLQAAILAMEKVQNNGNHFTLEDLGDRMNVSTKTLNRLWSLNTGVDQKTLKLCFTAFNLELRREDYTILSEPNNTEVYPTQLLSLDTGEKKLSPHLSLESFVTQHHNQLENLWSYPDGPVALDSPFYVERPPIEELVYREIIQPGCVIRIRAPREMGKTSLVLRLLAFAQMQGYRPVNLNCKQMDATCLTDLNKFLRSFCWQIATELGIDPKLDENWDEEIGCKLSCSLYLQSYLLKQSKSPVVLVLNEVDHFFEYPQIAQEFFGLLRSWYEEARQDANLQKLRLVVVYSTEVYVSLDINRSPFNIGLPIRLPEFTKHQVEYLAQRHGLNWTSQNEVMQLMSLVGGHPALIRIALYYICCQGTTLEEVIYEAIANGGIYRYHLWRHWAILQENSSLVKAYIEVVSSKQSISLNPIDAHKLESLGLITYEGDRILPRCQLYRAYFKKQLGVAEFEYKSLQKRA, encoded by the coding sequence ATGAAGCATTCTAAAAGTACGCGAAAGCGAGGAATTGTCCTAACAATCGCTGGATTGAAGCGCTTACAAGCGGCGATTCTGGCTATGGAAAAGGTTCAAAACAATGGCAATCACTTCACTCTAGAAGATTTAGGCGATCGCATGAATGTTTCAACCAAAACTCTGAACCGATTATGGTCGTTGAATACAGGCGTGGATCAAAAAACCTTAAAGTTGTGCTTTACCGCCTTTAACCTAGAATTACGCAGGGAAGACTACACAATTTTGAGTGAACCGAATAATACTGAAGTTTATCCAACTCAATTGTTGAGTTTAGATACCGGGGAAAAGAAATTATCTCCGCATTTGTCCTTAGAATCATTTGTTACCCAGCACCATAACCAACTCGAAAATCTTTGGTCATACCCAGATGGTCCAGTAGCCCTTGATTCCCCCTTCTATGTCGAACGTCCTCCCATTGAAGAACTAGTTTATCGAGAAATAATTCAACCAGGCTGTGTGATCCGAATTCGAGCGCCAAGAGAGATGGGAAAAACTTCTCTTGTGTTGCGGCTATTGGCTTTTGCCCAGATGCAAGGTTATCGCCCTGTGAACCTGAATTGCAAGCAAATGGATGCAACCTGTCTGACAGACTTAAACAAGTTTTTGCGTTCTTTTTGCTGGCAAATTGCAACAGAATTAGGCATAGACCCTAAGCTAGATGAAAACTGGGATGAGGAAATAGGCTGTAAGTTAAGTTGCAGTTTATACTTACAATCCTATTTACTGAAGCAGAGTAAAAGTCCAGTAGTTTTAGTGTTAAATGAGGTTGACCACTTTTTTGAATATCCTCAAATTGCTCAGGAGTTCTTTGGTTTGTTACGCTCTTGGTATGAAGAAGCACGACAAGATGCTAACTTGCAGAAGCTTAGGCTAGTGGTGGTTTATTCTACAGAAGTTTACGTCTCTCTAGATATCAACCGTTCACCATTTAATATTGGACTACCGATCCGTCTGCCAGAATTTACTAAGCATCAAGTAGAGTATTTGGCCCAACGGCATGGGCTGAACTGGACTTCTCAGAACGAGGTTATGCAACTGATGTCTCTGGTGGGGGGACATCCAGCGCTAATTCGGATTGCTCTGTATTATATATGCTGTCAAGGAACCACCTTAGAGGAAGTAATATATGAGGCGATCGCTAACGGCGGTATCTACCGTTATCATTTATGGCGACACTGGGCAATCCTGCAAGAAAATTCCAGTTTAGTAAAGGCATATATTGAAGTTGTTAGCTCAAAGCAAAGCATTTCTTTGAATCCCATTGATGCTCATAAGCTCGAAAGCTTGGGATTAATCACTTATGAAGGCGATCGCATCCTACCCCGTTGCCAACTCTACCGCGCTTACTTTAAAAAACAACTAGGTGTTGCTGAATTTGAATATAAATCATTGCAAAAACGTGCTTGA
- a CDS encoding zinc-dependent metalloprotease, with protein MKYWIGKLAIFIVLLYNLFIYSDYAGANQLSNIDVQQANALPAVENLANTDNDIAKNRKENFCRFNEVVKGINKVEGLFTLYCTENSGKIYLEIKPEQLNKDYLAIATLESGVGESGIYSGLPLSDFIFYFQRVNNRLHFVVRNVKFRAESRPEQRSLARSFSDSVLYSLEIANIDPQNENILIDLNELLMQDLPGLTTILKYSLQADYRLDAHKSYFGNVNSFPENIEIDSIYGFSSLEGANLVTVPDSRALTLKVHYSFSQLRENNDYIPRLADDRVGYFITAFQDLSNKNPHESFVRYINRWHLEPSNPNVPLSPPKKPIVYWIENAVPLEYRDAIREGVLMWNKAFEKAGFQNAIEVQQMPDDADWQPADVHYNTIRWFNSLDAGFARGPMRVNPFTGEILDADIMVDANMVLSIQQEYHALMEVNPSLVGKNPCQALWGSQKLGANNSLLPDSEFCYGMESSNQAAMGALALSILPNTTASSETMKEYVYQYLRSLIAHEIGHTLGLRHNFHGSTMLAPEELNNTEITHTKGLVSSVMDYLPVNIAPQGVQQGDYFPGVVGPYDEWAIEYGYKTSPSAVLEGIIPESEKSFLEQIALASPQPELSYATDEDIWDINPLANVWDMSSDVLLYSQWQMDNARVMWQRLDKGYLSKGESYNNLRVSFNRVLKYYFRNATLLSKYIGGQSFLHLHTSDNPSWTFVPVSLLKQRQALIKLQEYVFAENAFSFSPQLLNKLAPSRWEHWGRSVPNNRLDYPIHDRILGFQSAVLRSLLDSDRLNRLQDIELKTLPGEALSIPELFHTLQTGIWAEVLTPGEPKPISSIRRSLQREYLNILLEMMLGTTDTLEDGRTLAWYELRQLQKAIDVRLKQLSESIDIYTLAHLEASGDRITKALNAHLLSK; from the coding sequence ATGAAATACTGGATCGGGAAATTAGCAATCTTTATAGTATTACTGTATAACTTGTTCATCTATAGTGATTATGCAGGAGCAAATCAACTTTCAAATATTGATGTACAGCAAGCAAATGCGCTCCCAGCAGTTGAAAACTTAGCAAATACTGACAACGATATTGCTAAGAATAGAAAGGAAAATTTTTGCCGATTTAATGAGGTTGTCAAAGGGATAAATAAAGTAGAAGGACTCTTCACACTTTATTGCACTGAGAATTCGGGAAAAATTTACTTAGAAATTAAACCAGAACAGCTAAATAAAGACTACCTAGCTATAGCGACATTAGAATCGGGTGTTGGAGAAAGTGGAATTTATAGTGGATTACCTCTTTCTGATTTTATCTTTTACTTCCAACGAGTAAACAATAGATTGCACTTTGTGGTGCGGAATGTGAAATTTCGTGCAGAAAGTAGACCAGAACAGCGATCGCTTGCTCGTTCATTTAGCGACTCAGTTCTTTATTCACTCGAAATCGCCAATATCGATCCACAGAATGAAAATATTCTGATCGACCTGAATGAACTGCTAATGCAGGATTTACCTGGATTAACTACCATTTTGAAATACTCTTTGCAGGCTGATTACCGCTTGGACGCACACAAGTCATATTTTGGGAATGTTAACAGCTTTCCAGAAAATATAGAAATTGATTCTATTTATGGTTTTTCATCATTAGAAGGAGCAAATTTAGTTACCGTACCTGATAGTAGGGCACTTACTCTCAAGGTACACTACAGTTTTTCTCAACTTAGAGAAAACAATGATTATATTCCCAGACTTGCTGATGACAGAGTGGGATATTTTATTACTGCTTTTCAAGATTTATCTAATAAGAATCCTCATGAATCATTTGTACGTTACATCAATCGTTGGCATTTAGAGCCATCGAATCCGAATGTCCCCTTGTCTCCACCCAAAAAGCCAATTGTGTATTGGATTGAAAATGCTGTGCCACTAGAGTACCGCGATGCGATTCGTGAAGGCGTTTTAATGTGGAACAAAGCATTTGAAAAAGCTGGATTTCAAAATGCTATTGAAGTGCAGCAAATGCCAGATGATGCTGATTGGCAACCGGCAGATGTACATTACAACACTATTCGCTGGTTCAACTCTTTGGATGCAGGTTTTGCTAGAGGCCCAATGCGCGTCAACCCATTCACTGGGGAAATATTGGATGCAGACATTATGGTAGATGCCAATATGGTGCTATCAATTCAGCAAGAATATCACGCATTGATGGAAGTAAATCCATCTTTAGTGGGCAAAAACCCATGTCAAGCTCTTTGGGGAAGCCAAAAACTAGGAGCTAATAATTCTCTTCTACCGGACTCTGAGTTCTGCTATGGTATGGAGTCTTCAAATCAAGCCGCGATGGGAGCGCTGGCGTTGTCAATTTTGCCAAATACTACAGCCAGTAGTGAAACGATGAAGGAATATGTGTATCAATATTTGCGTTCTCTCATAGCTCACGAAATTGGGCATACTCTCGGTTTGCGCCATAACTTTCATGGCAGCACGATGTTAGCGCCTGAAGAATTAAATAATACTGAAATCACTCACACCAAAGGCTTAGTAAGTTCGGTGATGGACTATCTACCAGTGAATATAGCACCACAAGGAGTACAGCAAGGTGACTATTTCCCAGGAGTTGTTGGGCCTTATGACGAATGGGCAATTGAGTATGGTTATAAAACAAGTCCATCAGCAGTGCTTGAGGGGATAATTCCAGAATCCGAAAAAAGTTTTTTAGAGCAGATTGCACTAGCGTCGCCTCAACCAGAATTATCTTATGCAACTGATGAGGATATCTGGGACATTAATCCTTTGGCGAATGTCTGGGATATGAGTAGTGATGTGCTACTTTATTCGCAGTGGCAAATGGATAATGCCCGCGTTATGTGGCAGCGCCTTGATAAGGGTTATCTATCAAAAGGAGAAAGCTATAATAACCTGCGCGTCTCATTCAATAGAGTGCTTAAATATTATTTTCGGAACGCCACCTTGCTTTCTAAATATATTGGTGGACAATCGTTTCTGCATCTCCATACTAGTGATAATCCTTCTTGGACATTTGTACCTGTTTCACTTTTAAAACAACGTCAAGCATTGATAAAGCTGCAAGAGTATGTATTTGCTGAGAATGCTTTCAGTTTTTCACCACAATTGCTCAATAAACTAGCACCATCACGCTGGGAACACTGGGGTCGTTCTGTACCTAACAACCGCCTTGATTATCCAATTCACGATCGCATTCTGGGTTTCCAAAGTGCGGTGCTGCGATCGCTATTAGACAGCGATCGCCTCAATCGTTTACAAGATATAGAATTAAAGACTCTCCCTGGGGAAGCACTTTCTATCCCGGAACTGTTCCATACCCTGCAAACAGGCATCTGGGCAGAAGTTTTAACCCCAGGAGAACCAAAGCCAATTTCTAGCATCCGTCGTTCATTGCAACGGGAATATCTGAATATTTTGCTAGAAATGATGTTGGGTACTACCGATACACTTGAAGATGGTCGGACGTTGGCTTGGTATGAATTGCGCCAACTGCAAAAAGCCATTGATGTCAGACTCAAACAACTAAGTGAAAGCATTGATATTTACACCTTAGCCCACTTAGAAGCTTCTGGCGATCGCATCACCAAAGCATTAAATGCACATTTACTCTCTAAGTAG